One genomic region from Pseudanabaena sp. FACHB-2040 encodes:
- a CDS encoding response regulator, translating to MLSESKVNILLVDDQPENLLALEAILEDLGQNLVRAMSGEAALRHLLHQDFAVILLDVQMPNMDGFEVASLIRSRERSRETPIIFLTAFSTTEQFMFRGYALGAVDYLIKPIATNVLKSKVAVFIELFRKTEALRQQTAALQQQTAQLETINTELQMSEERFRSLSTCSPVGVFVTETSGRCVYTNPRFQALCGLAEEACQNWLQAVHADDQPEAAATWSDYLQGGQEYSLEFRLSTPAAAPLWGHIRAARMLSDQGKFLGHVGTIEDITERKQAEAANARIIREQAAREEAEAANRMKDEFIAILSHELRTPLNAILGWTHLIRSRPCNESTLANALEIIERNAHSQAKLIEDILDVSQIVRGKLQLERHPVDLAAVANAALDTVRSLAEAKGITLVLQFDPNCGLEVVGDAMRLQQVIWNLLTNAVKFTPEQGRIEVHVSAVEAAADSEADQTPQQWAQVQVIDTGIGIEPEFLPYVFERFRQADSTTTRSHGGLGLGLAIVRHLVEQHQGAIQADSPGRNQGSTFTVRLPLQLGQSPAQPSRPSTVTPATTSLEGVQVLVVDDDADTLAFLSCLLRTEGAQVTAAASAIEALEILNSETPAVLLCDISMPDMDGYTLMHKLRTQMSDPQAQIPAIALTAHARLSDQQQALAAGFQRHLAKPIEPRMLVQAITQVMRP from the coding sequence ATGCTCTCTGAGTCGAAAGTGAATATTCTGCTGGTGGACGATCAGCCGGAGAATCTGCTGGCGCTGGAAGCGATTCTGGAGGATTTGGGCCAAAATTTAGTGCGGGCAATGTCTGGAGAAGCCGCCCTCCGCCACCTGCTCCACCAAGACTTTGCCGTCATCCTGCTAGACGTGCAGATGCCCAATATGGACGGCTTTGAGGTAGCCTCACTGATCCGCAGCCGAGAGCGATCGCGCGAAACGCCGATTATTTTTCTCACCGCCTTCAGCACCACCGAACAATTTATGTTTCGCGGCTATGCCCTGGGAGCCGTCGATTATCTCATCAAGCCAATTGCCACCAACGTTTTGAAATCTAAGGTGGCGGTTTTTATTGAGCTGTTTAGAAAAACCGAGGCTCTGCGGCAGCAAACGGCAGCCCTACAGCAGCAGACCGCCCAGCTAGAAACCATCAACACAGAGCTGCAGATGAGTGAAGAGCGGTTTCGCTCCCTCAGCACTTGCTCTCCGGTGGGCGTCTTTGTCACCGAGACGAGCGGCCGATGCGTTTACACAAACCCACGCTTTCAGGCCCTCTGCGGCCTCGCCGAGGAAGCCTGTCAAAATTGGCTCCAGGCAGTTCACGCAGACGATCAGCCAGAGGCTGCAGCAACCTGGTCTGACTATCTGCAGGGAGGGCAGGAGTATTCGCTGGAATTTAGACTGTCCACTCCAGCGGCGGCTCCTCTTTGGGGCCATATCCGGGCAGCTCGGATGTTGTCGGATCAGGGCAAGTTTTTGGGCCATGTAGGCACGATTGAAGATATTACCGAGCGCAAGCAGGCCGAAGCTGCCAATGCCCGCATCATTCGAGAGCAGGCGGCGCGTGAAGAAGCCGAAGCCGCTAACCGAATGAAGGACGAGTTTATTGCCATCTTGTCCCACGAACTGCGAACTCCGCTCAACGCCATTCTGGGCTGGACTCACCTCATCAGATCGCGGCCGTGCAATGAGAGCACCCTGGCCAATGCCCTAGAGATCATTGAGCGCAACGCTCATTCCCAAGCCAAACTGATTGAAGATATTCTAGATGTTTCGCAAATCGTGCGGGGTAAGCTCCAGCTAGAGCGTCATCCAGTCGATCTGGCTGCCGTTGCCAATGCGGCTCTAGACACGGTACGTTCCCTGGCTGAAGCGAAAGGGATCACGCTGGTGCTCCAATTCGACCCCAATTGCGGCTTAGAAGTGGTGGGCGATGCCATGCGGCTGCAGCAGGTGATCTGGAATCTGCTGACCAACGCCGTCAAGTTTACGCCTGAGCAAGGCCGCATTGAGGTTCATGTGTCAGCTGTTGAAGCGGCTGCAGATTCAGAGGCCGACCAGACCCCCCAGCAGTGGGCGCAGGTTCAGGTGATCGACACCGGCATCGGCATCGAACCTGAGTTCTTACCCTACGTCTTCGAGCGCTTCCGCCAGGCCGACAGCACCACCACCCGTAGTCACGGTGGCCTCGGCCTGGGCCTAGCCATTGTTCGCCATCTGGTCGAGCAGCACCAGGGCGCAATTCAGGCAGACAGCCCAGGGCGCAACCAGGGATCTACTTTCACGGTCAGGCTGCCGCTACAGCTGGGACAGTCTCCTGCCCAACCCAGCCGCCCCAGCACCGTCACTCCGGCTACAACCTCTTTAGAGGGCGTGCAGGTGCTAGTCGTAGATGATGATGCCGATACCCTAGCTTTTCTGAGCTGCCTACTGCGAACAGAAGGAGCCCAGGTAACTGCTGCTGCTTCAGCCATTGAAGCGCTAGAGATTCTTAATTCTGAAACTCCCGCTGTGCTCCTGTGCGATATCAGCATGCCCGATATGGACGGCTACACCCTGATGCACAAACTGAGAACTCAAATGAGCGACCCCCAGGCCCAGATCCCTGCGATCGCACTAACTGCCCATGCCCGCCTGTCTGATCAACAGCAGGCCCTCGCTGCCGGATTTCAGAGGCACTTGGCTAAGCCAATTGAGCCTCGTATGTTGGTTCAGGCGATTACTCAGGTAATGAGGCCTTAG
- a CDS encoding solute carrier family 26 protein, with amino-acid sequence MPGLRPLLHYKPAWLRGDILAGVTVAAYLIPQCMAYGELAGVGPVAGLWAILPPMVVYGLLGSSPQLSVGPESTTAVMTAAAVAPLAAAGGSYSAIAALLAILVGLVCLVGYVARLGFLANLLSKPILIGYMAGVALIMIASQLGKISGIDIEADSVLGQVGEFLQKTDQMHWPTFLLAALVLTFLLVVQRRFPTAPGPLLAVLLATLAVAVLRLDQQGVAVVGPIPAGLPQFALPQFAGLDLLPLLGSAVGIAVVGYSDNVLTARAFAARNQYKIDANQELLALGAANFSNGLMQGFPISSSGSRTVIGDSLGSKTQLFSGVAMGVVILVLLFLRPVLALFPGAALGGIVIFAALKLIDVVEFQRLQRFRRTELGLALITTVGVLMTDLLVGVAIAVSLSVIDLFARVARPHDAVLGTVPGLPGLHDIDDWPETSTIPGLVLYRYDAPLCFANVENFKRRAWLAIEAETIPVAWFVLDTEAIPEIDITALDTLEEFSRELRTSSITFAMARVKQDLYAQLKRSGLLNQIGSEHIFLTLHTAIEGFAAQAQPPQLK; translated from the coding sequence ATGCCGGGACTGCGGCCGCTGCTGCACTACAAGCCAGCCTGGCTGCGAGGAGATATTCTAGCGGGCGTAACGGTAGCCGCCTACTTGATTCCCCAGTGTATGGCCTATGGAGAGCTAGCGGGGGTCGGGCCGGTAGCAGGGCTGTGGGCAATTTTGCCGCCGATGGTGGTGTACGGGCTGCTGGGCTCGTCGCCCCAGCTCTCGGTCGGCCCAGAATCAACAACGGCGGTGATGACGGCGGCGGCAGTGGCTCCTTTGGCGGCGGCGGGGGGAAGCTACAGTGCGATCGCAGCTCTCCTAGCTATTTTGGTCGGGCTGGTCTGCTTAGTAGGCTATGTGGCTCGTTTAGGCTTTTTAGCCAACCTGCTTTCCAAACCGATTTTGATCGGCTACATGGCCGGGGTAGCGCTGATCATGATCGCCAGTCAGCTGGGCAAAATCAGCGGCATCGATATTGAGGCCGATTCAGTCCTAGGTCAGGTCGGTGAGTTTTTGCAGAAAACTGACCAGATGCACTGGCCCACCTTCCTGCTGGCCGCTCTGGTGCTGACCTTCCTGCTGGTGGTGCAGCGTCGCTTTCCCACGGCTCCTGGCCCGTTGTTGGCAGTACTGCTGGCAACCCTAGCCGTTGCCGTTCTGCGGTTAGATCAGCAGGGAGTAGCCGTAGTCGGCCCCATCCCGGCAGGTCTACCCCAATTTGCCTTGCCTCAGTTTGCAGGCTTAGACCTGCTGCCGCTGCTAGGGTCTGCTGTGGGCATAGCCGTCGTAGGATACTCCGATAACGTGCTAACAGCACGCGCCTTTGCCGCCCGCAACCAGTACAAAATTGATGCCAATCAGGAGCTGTTGGCTCTCGGTGCCGCCAACTTCAGCAATGGTTTAATGCAGGGGTTTCCGATCAGCAGCAGCGGCAGTCGCACCGTGATCGGCGATTCTTTGGGTAGCAAAACCCAACTCTTTTCGGGAGTGGCGATGGGGGTTGTCATTCTGGTGCTACTGTTTCTGCGGCCTGTTCTAGCCCTGTTTCCGGGTGCAGCGCTGGGCGGCATCGTGATTTTTGCTGCTCTCAAGCTGATCGATGTGGTTGAGTTTCAGCGCCTACAACGATTCCGTCGCACCGAGCTGGGGCTGGCCCTAATCACCACCGTTGGGGTTTTGATGACAGACTTGTTGGTAGGAGTTGCGATCGCAGTCAGCCTGTCGGTGATCGACCTGTTTGCCCGAGTCGCCCGTCCCCACGATGCTGTCTTGGGCACTGTGCCAGGGCTGCCGGGGCTACACGATATCGACGACTGGCCCGAAACTTCAACCATTCCGGGCCTGGTCCTGTACCGCTACGATGCACCGCTGTGCTTTGCCAATGTCGAGAACTTCAAGCGCCGAGCCTGGCTGGCAATTGAGGCCGAAACCATTCCAGTAGCCTGGTTTGTGCTCGATACCGAAGCGATTCCTGAAATCGATATCACGGCTCTAGACACGCTGGAGGAGTTTAGCCGGGAACTGAGAACCAGCAGCATTACCTTCGCGATGGCACGGGTCAAGCAAGATCTCTACGCACAGCTCAAGCGCTCAGGGTTGCTAAATCAAATTGGCTCAGAGCACATTTTCCTCACCCTACACACAGCTATTGAGGGGTTCGCAGCCCAGGCTCAGCCACCTCAGCTGAAGTAG
- a CDS encoding alpha/beta hydrolase, with the protein MKVLLIHGMARTSLSLMGLERRLFQAGFTSEHFGYFAFAESFDQIVERLQRRLQVLSAQGPYAVVVHSLGGLMIRAALGGRASDCPQHVIMLGTPNQPPRLALHAWQVLPFRWFTGQCGFNLTCPDFYQKLPLLLCPYTIIAGTVGPRGSWSPFGDEINDGIVALSETQLGPCDRILQLPVWHTFMMNDPAVQDAVVQALTTAIPVVATSAEVAEPGLRTPQ; encoded by the coding sequence ATGAAGGTACTGCTGATTCACGGCATGGCTCGCACTTCACTCTCTCTTATGGGTCTGGAGCGGCGGCTTTTCCAGGCTGGGTTTACGTCTGAGCACTTTGGCTACTTTGCCTTCGCTGAGTCTTTTGATCAGATTGTTGAGCGGCTGCAGCGGCGGCTGCAGGTTCTGTCGGCCCAAGGCCCCTATGCGGTGGTGGTTCACTCTCTGGGGGGGCTGATGATTCGGGCTGCGCTGGGAGGCAGGGCCAGCGACTGCCCTCAGCACGTAATCATGCTGGGTACGCCGAATCAGCCGCCCCGGCTGGCGCTACACGCTTGGCAAGTACTGCCCTTTCGCTGGTTTACCGGCCAGTGTGGCTTTAATTTGACCTGTCCAGATTTTTATCAGAAGCTGCCGCTGCTGCTCTGCCCCTACACTATCATCGCGGGTACAGTGGGGCCGCGTGGTAGTTGGAGTCCCTTTGGCGATGAGATCAATGACGGTATTGTGGCGCTGAGTGAGACGCAACTGGGGCCGTGCGATCGCATACTGCAGCTGCCCGTTTGGCATACTTTTATGATGAATGACCCGGCAGTTCAAGATGCGGTGGTGCAGGCATTGACAACTGCGATTCCAGTGGTTGCTACTTCAGCTGAGGTGGCTGAGCCTGGGCTGCGAACCCCTCAATAG
- a CDS encoding DUF4114 domain-containing protein: MPNEFSGIALRPFAAPSSETVLADLAAEEPGQTLPHTTGDSITAMPLAVLSEYLGAAGRAGSSQSIGLSISSTLRDQDGWQEWPLAQKGLLATEPDDLLVFTEGDDLKPIWEEVKSHLSDWRQRANWSLDMRQVFGESWHLGQAEQLIEGIISGQARPQIELVPLASLQAKGAFAAAHNRLFLAEELLQPAKADELTAVLLEELGHFIDAQLNWVDSPGDEGAMFAALVQQQLSPEIWAALKAEDDTAGLTWQGQTFAVEQASLEDGVLTVGASGQVTVQYVYDGGSYSGQVALFSLTGMENLQPGSQAFIQEAARRALSGSQQGHVVISERDQGAVLSSQSEGEISSVGDTGSTRVFSMQASDRIAVMLVPNGTVEMVRQRPSAEGSLRPLFSVSAANPRGHVQMGQLSGSSTGGVYALEDLRFDQRSDGDYNDVIFRIEGATGRVESVSNLLEAPTWPGAVLELPVEVPSVPGTPGTPTSPGLPTQPGVNVLTSIVDSVEKFTPASSEAQIAASGAARITLGSRTVYIGTNQVSSINQNPIIASFDSANSLNNWVRTDYEMTGADGRGLGLAWSGNDLYGIFSVDGTQGTANQDFRRASASAEQAWLRSYGQGGGPKVAVLGRIDLATGQLLDAVYLSAVLSNGNSNSLSITGLAVNNSGNLVVSAQSFFAPRRPNGQAMTQVTPGSSPFAYTVELTPNLKRVVSTAAVGWT, encoded by the coding sequence ATGCCGAACGAATTTTCTGGGATAGCGCTCAGGCCATTTGCTGCCCCCAGTAGTGAGACTGTTTTAGCCGATCTTGCTGCTGAGGAGCCGGGCCAAACTTTACCCCACACGACCGGCGACTCAATCACTGCAATGCCCCTAGCAGTGCTTTCGGAGTACCTGGGTGCAGCAGGGAGAGCAGGGAGTTCTCAGTCCATTGGCCTGTCTATATCCTCTACTCTTAGAGATCAAGATGGCTGGCAGGAATGGCCGCTAGCTCAAAAGGGCCTGCTGGCTACCGAGCCAGACGACCTGCTGGTATTTACAGAAGGCGATGACCTAAAGCCGATTTGGGAAGAAGTAAAGTCGCACCTGAGCGACTGGCGGCAGCGGGCCAACTGGTCGCTGGATATGCGGCAAGTGTTTGGAGAAAGCTGGCATCTAGGTCAGGCAGAGCAGCTAATAGAGGGCATTATTTCGGGGCAGGCTCGGCCTCAGATCGAGCTAGTTCCCTTAGCTAGCCTGCAGGCGAAAGGTGCGTTTGCCGCAGCCCACAACCGCCTATTTTTAGCAGAAGAGCTATTACAGCCCGCTAAAGCCGATGAGCTGACAGCTGTGCTGCTGGAGGAACTGGGCCATTTCATCGATGCTCAGCTCAACTGGGTGGATTCGCCCGGTGATGAGGGGGCGATGTTTGCTGCTCTGGTGCAGCAGCAACTCAGCCCGGAGATCTGGGCTGCTCTCAAGGCAGAAGACGACACGGCAGGGTTGACCTGGCAGGGACAGACCTTCGCTGTGGAACAGGCCTCGCTAGAAGATGGGGTACTGACGGTCGGGGCCTCAGGCCAAGTAACCGTGCAATATGTGTATGACGGCGGCTCCTACTCTGGCCAAGTGGCGCTGTTTAGCCTAACCGGCATGGAAAATCTGCAGCCTGGCTCCCAAGCCTTTATTCAAGAGGCAGCCCGCCGGGCGCTGAGCGGCTCCCAGCAGGGCCATGTGGTGATTTCTGAACGAGATCAGGGCGCAGTGCTCAGCAGCCAGTCGGAGGGAGAGATCTCTAGCGTTGGGGACACTGGGAGTACTCGGGTCTTCTCTATGCAGGCCAGCGATCGCATTGCCGTTATGCTCGTTCCCAATGGCACTGTTGAGATGGTGCGGCAAAGACCATCAGCCGAGGGCAGCCTGAGGCCTCTATTCTCTGTATCAGCCGCTAACCCCCGTGGCCATGTTCAGATGGGGCAGCTCTCTGGCAGTTCAACCGGGGGGGTCTACGCACTTGAAGATTTGCGCTTTGACCAGCGCTCTGATGGGGATTACAACGACGTGATTTTTAGAATCGAGGGGGCGACCGGGCGAGTCGAGTCTGTCTCGAACCTGCTGGAAGCCCCGACTTGGCCGGGTGCAGTTTTGGAGTTGCCGGTTGAAGTTCCGTCTGTACCGGGTACGCCGGGTACGCCAACCAGTCCAGGCTTGCCGACTCAGCCCGGAGTAAATGTGTTGACCTCGATTGTGGACAGCGTAGAGAAGTTTACGCCGGCCTCTAGTGAGGCGCAGATTGCCGCCAGTGGAGCTGCCCGCATCACCCTGGGGAGTCGCACGGTCTATATCGGGACGAATCAGGTCAGCAGTATCAACCAGAACCCCATTATTGCCAGCTTTGACAGCGCTAACTCACTGAATAACTGGGTACGAACAGACTACGAAATGACCGGGGCAGATGGGCGCGGGTTGGGGCTAGCCTGGAGCGGTAATGACCTGTACGGCATCTTCAGCGTAGATGGTACTCAGGGCACTGCCAATCAAGACTTCCGCCGAGCCAGTGCCAGTGCTGAGCAGGCTTGGCTAAGAAGCTATGGTCAGGGGGGTGGACCTAAGGTTGCTGTGTTAGGCCGAATTGATTTGGCGACGGGGCAGTTGCTAGATGCCGTTTACCTGTCGGCAGTGCTGAGCAACGGCAACAGCAATAGCCTCAGCATTACCGGGCTGGCTGTCAACAACAGCGGCAATCTGGTTGTGAGCGCTCAGTCTTTCTTCGCGCCGCGTCGCCCTAATGGGCAGGCAATGACCCAGGTAACGCCAGGGAGTTCACCCTTTGCCTATACTGTGGAACTTACACCTAACCTGAAGCGGGTGGTCAGCACTGCGGCGGTGGGCTGGACCTGA
- a CDS encoding DUF3891 family protein: protein MIVNLQDEGWEIIYHRAHALLAAQIAGNWDRSKTPQRIYETLAAISHHDDLEKEWEEDQLTTAGAPLDFTLEREIGLEKMQRHAENALYRGRWVALLTSMHLSFLNEGRRDQDKDLAKFLDQQQQQQAQWREELGVSEKAVESAYYFMRWCDRLSLILCQQQVPEAGRQLEVQIGPDGKHYYVSQLENGSVGVTPWPFNEEKITVNVEASCLSQLKFESNDELRQALKQAPRKLLTWTFEPTAAA from the coding sequence ATGATCGTTAACCTTCAGGATGAGGGCTGGGAGATTATCTATCACCGTGCCCATGCTCTGCTTGCTGCCCAGATCGCCGGAAACTGGGATCGCAGCAAGACGCCTCAACGCATTTATGAAACCCTGGCCGCCATTTCTCATCACGACGACCTAGAAAAAGAGTGGGAAGAAGACCAGCTCACCACAGCTGGGGCCCCTCTAGACTTCACACTGGAGCGGGAAATTGGCCTTGAGAAGATGCAGCGCCATGCCGAGAATGCGCTGTATCGAGGTCGCTGGGTAGCGCTGCTCACCTCCATGCACCTCAGCTTTCTCAATGAGGGCAGGCGCGATCAGGACAAGGATCTGGCGAAATTTCTTGACCAGCAGCAGCAGCAGCAGGCTCAGTGGCGAGAGGAACTGGGGGTAAGTGAAAAAGCGGTAGAGTCGGCCTACTACTTCATGCGCTGGTGCGATCGCTTGTCACTCATTCTCTGCCAGCAGCAGGTGCCAGAGGCAGGGCGGCAGTTAGAGGTGCAGATTGGCCCCGACGGGAAACACTACTACGTTTCGCAGCTAGAGAATGGCAGCGTTGGCGTTACGCCCTGGCCCTTTAACGAGGAAAAGATCACAGTTAACGTAGAAGCCAGCTGCCTCAGTCAGCTTAAATTCGAAAGCAACGATGAACTGCGGCAGGCCCTAAAGCAGGCCCCTCGAAAACTCCTGACCTGGACTTTTGAGCCGACAGCTGCGGCTTAG
- a CDS encoding GAF domain-containing protein, which yields MIFLDAAGFLNPICAKDTPHAVFTALMPALGERLDCDRTFLYLRSPQHRIGRVPFCWRRSEEIPEVYDPDWKPEPPSLVEEDPMFAAAVRAEPSIFIEDVETASPEVLNRAFEAKTFGHRALIHAHLCQDGELWGVLQPAIFGRPRVWNQAERALIDEVVTRLTPVAIAYVSEHFNPNYSEKTSYDR from the coding sequence ATGATCTTTCTCGATGCAGCCGGGTTTTTGAACCCTATCTGCGCTAAAGATACTCCTCATGCCGTCTTTACGGCGCTAATGCCTGCCTTAGGTGAGCGGTTAGACTGCGATCGCACCTTTCTCTACTTGCGATCGCCTCAGCACCGCATTGGGCGAGTGCCTTTTTGCTGGCGGCGCAGTGAGGAAATTCCGGAAGTGTACGACCCAGACTGGAAGCCGGAGCCACCCTCACTGGTAGAAGAAGACCCCATGTTTGCGGCGGCAGTCAGGGCAGAACCCTCCATTTTTATAGAAGATGTGGAGACGGCCAGCCCCGAAGTCTTAAACCGGGCCTTTGAGGCAAAAACCTTTGGCCATCGTGCCTTGATCCACGCGCACCTGTGCCAAGACGGTGAACTGTGGGGCGTTTTGCAGCCAGCGATCTTTGGTCGGCCTCGAGTCTGGAACCAGGCTGAACGGGCACTGATCGACGAAGTCGTTACCCGTCTGACGCCTGTTGCGATCGCCTATGTGAGCGAGCATTTTAACCCCAACTATTCCGAAAAAACTTCTTATGATCGTTAA
- a CDS encoding DUF4268 domain-containing protein, with translation MPSEPSARPPLGRLEKIDLSTYWQGEETDFTPWLAQADNLKLLGDALGMELEVVIEEQQVGAFQVDLLCRDQATDRWVLIENQLETTDFSHLGRLITYAAGLDVCNVVWIASHFSAEHRAALDWLNQITQEEISFFGLEIELWRIGNVAMAANFNPVAQPQSWVQTVPEVEVVPEVEEEPLTETQQQNLDFWSGLCQQIERRGSIVKPGTPEPIDAIRFAIGRACFRLITSINREDGCLYTELHLAGEDAHPHFYLLAEEQETIEMEIGLPLIWDDHADDKACAIYCALPNVDLNDLERWPEYYHWLCDHLERFHEVFAERVKHLNATDYQPLPDYSFNPARGSLILPS, from the coding sequence ATGCCGTCTGAGCCATCCGCCAGGCCACCCCTGGGAAGACTGGAAAAGATTGATTTGTCTACCTACTGGCAGGGGGAAGAGACCGATTTCACGCCCTGGCTGGCGCAGGCTGACAACCTCAAGCTCCTGGGAGACGCCCTTGGGATGGAGCTGGAAGTTGTCATTGAAGAGCAGCAGGTGGGTGCGTTTCAGGTGGATCTGCTGTGCCGGGATCAGGCGACTGATCGCTGGGTTTTGATCGAAAATCAGTTAGAGACGACAGATTTTAGCCATCTAGGCCGGCTGATTACCTACGCGGCGGGGTTAGATGTCTGCAATGTTGTCTGGATTGCCAGTCATTTCTCAGCCGAGCATCGGGCAGCGCTGGATTGGTTAAACCAGATTACCCAGGAAGAGATCAGCTTTTTTGGTCTTGAGATTGAGCTTTGGCGAATTGGCAATGTGGCGATGGCTGCCAATTTCAATCCGGTAGCGCAGCCCCAAAGCTGGGTGCAAACGGTGCCTGAAGTCGAGGTGGTGCCTGAAGTTGAGGAAGAGCCCTTGACCGAAACTCAGCAGCAAAACCTGGATTTTTGGAGCGGCCTGTGTCAGCAAATAGAGCGGCGGGGCAGCATTGTCAAGCCCGGTACGCCTGAGCCGATTGATGCCATTAGGTTTGCTATCGGGCGGGCCTGCTTTCGGCTTATCACGAGCATTAATCGGGAGGATGGCTGCCTTTATACCGAGCTGCATCTAGCTGGGGAAGATGCTCATCCCCACTTTTACTTGCTGGCGGAGGAGCAAGAGACCATTGAGATGGAGATCGGGCTACCGCTAATCTGGGACGATCATGCCGACGATAAAGCCTGCGCCATCTACTGCGCCCTGCCAAATGTGGACCTGAACGATCTGGAGCGCTGGCCCGAGTATTATCACTGGCTCTGTGATCACCTAGAGCGATTCCACGAGGTGTTTGCAGAGCGAGTTAAGCATTTGAACGCTACGGATTACCAGCCGCTGCCAGATTACAGCTTCAATCCGGCGCGCGGATCGTTGATTTTGCCTAGCTGA